From a single Micromonospora sp. WMMD1102 genomic region:
- a CDS encoding VOC family protein — protein MAGTALQHVDTPPGGSPADPIADSLAAPIAASIADPLDALVGAVRRVIGIRTDWGRTAASSYTREFVYQRRSTTMIKRMDNVLVVVDDLAAVIAFFVELGMELEGRTTVEGESVDQLVGLDGVRADIAMLRTPDGHGRVELTRFHTPTAISAEPKDAPLNTLGIRRMMFAVDDIEEVVARLRNHGAELVGELVRYENSYRLCNVRGPEGIVVALAEQLG, from the coding sequence GTGGCGGGTACGGCTCTCCAGCACGTCGACACGCCCCCGGGCGGCTCCCCCGCCGACCCCATCGCCGATTCCCTCGCGGCTCCCATCGCGGCCTCCATCGCCGACCCCCTCGACGCTCTCGTCGGCGCGGTCCGCCGGGTGATCGGCATCCGGACCGACTGGGGGCGTACCGCGGCATCTTCGTACACCAGAGAATTCGTATACCAGAGAAGGAGTACCACCATGATCAAGCGGATGGACAACGTCCTCGTCGTTGTCGACGACCTCGCGGCTGTCATCGCGTTCTTCGTCGAACTCGGCATGGAGCTGGAGGGCAGGACGACAGTCGAGGGTGAGTCGGTGGACCAGCTCGTCGGGCTGGACGGCGTGCGGGCGGACATCGCGATGTTGCGGACCCCGGACGGCCACGGCCGGGTCGAACTGACGAGGTTCCACACCCCGACGGCGATCAGCGCGGAGCCGAAGGACGCACCGCTGAACACGTTGGGTATCCGGCGCATGATGTTCGCCGTCGACGACATCGAGGAGGTCGTCGCCCGCCTGCGCAACCACGGCGCCGAGCTCGTCGGCGAGCTGGTCCGGTACGAGAACAGCTACCGGCTCTGCAACGTCCGTGGCCCGGAAGGCATCGTCGTCGCCCTGGCCGAACAGCTCGGCTGA
- a CDS encoding LysR family transcriptional regulator has product MLDIVRLRILAAVAAHGSVTKAAKQLKYSQPAVSHHLARLEAETGARLVQRIGRGIRLTPEGAHLARRAAEIVGRVDTAAAELSAMVGLRTGRVRVAGFQSALAALIPYTAATLRRNHPGIELHLVDAHPQVALHLLRDGQVDAAVVFRYDDSTPDGVRATHLFDDPMHLLSLEPGQTLRDHRDSAWIAGCENCRRDFVDACERAGFTPHVAYTSDDVIVQQSLVAAGMGVTTEPGLTLRTHRAPGIEATPLSDFRRRVYLATYGDPPDSPATTAFVTALQHAVQQTRPGEAAPRG; this is encoded by the coding sequence ATGCTGGATATCGTGCGGCTACGCATCCTGGCGGCGGTCGCCGCGCACGGCTCGGTAACCAAGGCGGCCAAGCAGTTGAAGTACTCTCAGCCAGCGGTGAGCCACCACCTGGCCCGGCTGGAGGCCGAAACCGGCGCCCGGCTCGTCCAGCGCATCGGGCGGGGCATCCGACTCACCCCGGAGGGCGCGCACCTCGCGCGCCGGGCTGCGGAGATCGTCGGACGGGTCGACACCGCCGCCGCGGAACTGTCGGCGATGGTGGGCCTGCGGACCGGCCGGGTACGGGTCGCCGGCTTCCAGTCAGCACTCGCCGCCCTGATTCCGTACACCGCCGCCACCCTGCGCCGCAACCACCCCGGTATCGAACTGCACCTGGTCGACGCCCACCCGCAGGTGGCGCTGCACCTGCTGCGTGACGGGCAGGTCGACGCCGCCGTCGTCTTCCGCTACGACGACAGCACGCCGGACGGCGTCCGCGCGACGCACCTGTTCGACGACCCGATGCACCTGCTCAGTCTCGAACCGGGCCAGACGCTGCGGGACCATCGCGACTCGGCCTGGATCGCCGGCTGCGAGAACTGCCGCCGCGATTTCGTCGACGCGTGTGAGCGGGCTGGCTTCACCCCGCACGTCGCCTACACCAGCGACGACGTGATCGTCCAACAGTCCCTCGTCGCCGCCGGCATGGGCGTGACCACCGAGCCCGGCCTGACCCTACGTACGCACCGGGCACCCGGAATCGAAGCCACCCCGCTGTCCGACTTCCGCCGACGCGTCTATCTCGCCACCTACGGCGACCCGCCGGACTCCCCGGCCACCACGGCCTTCGTCACCGCGCTGCAGCACGCCGTCCAGCAGACCCGCCCCGGGGAGGCGGCACCACGGGGGTGA